In Actinomycetota bacterium, one DNA window encodes the following:
- a CDS encoding exonuclease SbcCD subunit D — translation SMNSVRVLHFADLHLGMENYGKIDSATGLNQRILDFLKSFSTCVDYALENDIALVIFAGDAYRTKNPSPTLQREFAKQIRRLTRAGIKVLLLVGNHDVPNTEKYAHSLAVFDALEVEGVIVARDPRVHIIDTHQGKVQVATLPHFPKSQLLKLDEYKDKTVEEINQIMAKEIESFVDHLAAEAGRNSEIPSILAAHISVSTAKLGSEQSIMVGNDLTILPSALLKDEWDYIALGHIHRHQVLEESPLMIYSGSIERIDFGEEKEDKGFCVIDLPKNLPAGRAYRKAGRHGGATYKFEKTPARRFLSLDIQCLTTNPTLEVLRSIAEHDVKDTVVRVRIKVPSHLKHLVQRDEIHKALSSAHYVAYVDIESAGEDVRTRNPNLTEAAGPLVALEEYLLSREDLKERRDELLKFAGELISELQQVQTNP, via the coding sequence CTTAAATCCTTCTCTACCTGCGTGGATTACGCTCTCGAGAATGATATAGCTCTGGTCATCTTTGCGGGGGATGCTTATCGCACGAAAAACCCCTCCCCAACCCTACAAAGGGAGTTTGCAAAACAAATAAGGAGGCTCACCCGGGCAGGAATAAAAGTTCTGCTGTTGGTGGGAAACCATGATGTTCCAAATACCGAAAAATACGCACACTCCCTGGCGGTCTTCGATGCCCTTGAGGTAGAGGGGGTAATTGTGGCCAGAGACCCAAGGGTCCACATCATCGACACCCATCAAGGGAAAGTCCAGGTGGCAACCCTCCCCCACTTTCCCAAGAGCCAACTTCTAAAACTCGATGAATACAAGGATAAGACGGTCGAGGAGATAAATCAGATTATGGCCAAGGAGATCGAGTCATTTGTGGACCATCTAGCAGCCGAAGCGGGAAGAAATTCCGAAATTCCCTCGATACTTGCCGCTCACATCAGCGTATCCACGGCAAAGCTTGGCTCAGAGCAGAGCATCATGGTGGGAAATGACCTTACCATATTGCCCAGCGCTTTGCTTAAAGATGAATGGGATTATATCGCTTTGGGACATATCCACCGCCACCAAGTGTTGGAGGAATCGCCTCTCATGATCTACTCGGGAAGTATAGAGAGGATAGACTTCGGTGAAGAAAAGGAGGATAAGGGCTTCTGCGTCATTGATCTGCCCAAAAACCTACCTGCCGGCCGTGCCTACCGTAAGGCAGGCAGACACGGCGGTGCGACCTACAAATTCGAAAAAACACCGGCGAGAAGATTCTTAAGCCTTGATATCCAATGTCTTACGACCAATCCCACCTTGGAGGTCCTTAGGTCAATTGCCGAGCACGATGTCAAAGATACCGTGGTGAGGGTCAGGATAAAGGTTCCTTCGCACTTAAAACATTTGGTTCAAAGGGATGAAATTCACAAGGCACTTTCCTCCGCTCATTACGTTGCCTACGTGGATATAGAATCCGCGGGTGAAGATGTTCGAACGAGGAATCCCAACTTAACCGAGGCCGCAGGACCCCTCGTAGCCCTGGAAGAATACCTCTTATCAAGGGAAGACCTGAAAGAAAGAAGAGATGAGCTCCTTAAATTCGCTGGGGAGCTCATCAGCGAACTCCAGCAAGTCCAGACGAATCCTTGA